Within the Thermanaeromonas toyohensis ToBE genome, the region ATCCGCACGGATTCCACCCGGATAGCCCAGGTGGCCCAGCAGGAAGCCCGGGAATACCTTCTTAAGCATTTTGGCCCCCTTTATGTTCCTGCCAGGGTACGCCGGCAGGGTGAACGTAAAGAGCATGTGCAGGATGCCCATGAGGCTATAAGGCCCACCTCAGTTTGGCGGGAGCCCGAGGCTATTAAAGAGGCTCTGACCCGGGACCAGTATCGCCTGTACTCTTTGATTTGGGAACGATTCCTGGCTAGTCAGATGGAGGCCGCCCTTTTGGATACTGTTATTGTGGATATCGCTGCTGGCGAATACCTTTTTAGGGCTTCAGGCTCGGTAATTAAATTCCCTGGCTTTCTTAAAGTTTTTAAGGGGGAGAGGGAACAGGAAGACTGGGAAAAGGAAGAATTACTTCCCGAGGTTTCTGAAGGTCAAATATTAACCCTTGTATCCTTAGAACCCAAGCAGCATTTTACCCAGCCCCCACCGCGGTATACCGAGGCTACCCTAGTCAAAACCATGGAAGAATTAGGGATAGGTCGACCTAGCACTTACGCTCCCACCATTGAAACTATCTTAAGCCGGGGGTATGTGGTACGGGAACAGAAGCATCTTGTTCCCACCGAACTAGGTTGTATCGTGGTAGATTTGCTTAAGGAATACTTTCCCGATATTATCGATGTGGAATTTACCGCCCACATGGAGGCTAAACTGGATGAAGTGGAAGCCGGAAAGCTTTCTTGGCGAAAAGTAGTAGAAGAATTCTATATCCCCTTCAGCAAGGTTCTAGAGCAGGCTGAGGCCAAAATCGGTATACTTAAGCTTCCGGAAGAGATTACGGAAGAAAAATGTGAAGCGTGTGGCCGGAATTTGGTGGTGAGACAGGGGCGTTACGGCAAGTTTTTGGCCTGCCCTGGTTTTCCAGAGTGCCGTTTTACGAAACCCCTTCTTACTGGTATAGGAGTGGAATGCCCCCGTTGTGGCCAAGAGATTGTGGAAAGGAAAAGCAAACGAGGTCGCAAGTTCTATACCTGTAAGAATTATCCCGAGTGTGATTATTTTTCCTGGGATAAACCCGCCCAGTCCTTTTGCCCGGAATGTGGCAGCCGCCTAGTGGAAAAGGGCGGCCGGCGCTCGCTGCGTTTGGTCTGTCCGAGTAAAGATTGCGGGTATCAGGAAGAAGTAAGGAGGCAGGGAGAAGCCTGAAGATGAAAGAGAAGTTAATCGTAATTGGTGGAGGTTTAGCCGGAAGCGAAGCCGCTTGGCAGGCAGCCCAGAGGGGTATAAAGGTGGAGCTTTGGGAGATGCGACCTTACCAGACTACCCCGGCCCACCGGACCGGTTATTTGGCTGAACTGGTCTGTTCCAATTCTTTACGTTCCAATGAGTTAGAGAATGCCGCCGGGCTCCTCAAAGAGGAAATGCGTAGAGCAGGTTCGCTACTTATGGAAGTGGCTGAAAAGCACCGAGTCCCGGCAGGAAAGGCCTTGGCCGTGGATAGAGTTGCTTTTAGCCAGGAAGTGACCTCTAGGATAGAAGCCCACCCCTTCATTACCCTGGTACGGCAAGAAGCAAAAGAAATACCTTCAGAAGGGGTTGTGATTATCGCTTCCGGCCCTTTGACGTCGCCTGCCTTAACTGAGGCCCTTAGGGAGTTGACGGGAGAAGAATATCTTTATTTTTATGATGCGGCAGCCCCCATTGTTACAGCGGAATCCCTGGATTGGTCGAAGCTCTTTCGAGGTAGTCGTTATGGTAAGGGGGAAGAAGACTATTTAAACTGCCCCCTGACAGAGGAGGAATATTACACCTTTTACCAGGCACTAGTAAATGCCGAGCGTCACCTGCCCCATCCCTTCGAAAAGGAGATATACTTTGAAGGCTGCATGCCGATAGAAGAAATGGCCAGAAGGGGACCGGATACCTTAAGGTATGGCCCTATGAAACCTACGGGTTTAGTTGATCCGGCCACGGGCAAACAGCCATTTGCCGTAGTACAATTGCGCCAGGATAACCGAGAGGGAACCTTGTATAACTTGGTGGGGTTTCAAACGAGCTTAAAATGGGGTGAGCAGGATCGGGTTTTTCGCCTCATTCCTGCCCTGCGGAACGCAGAGTTTGTACGCTATGGAGTTATGCACCGTAAT harbors:
- the topA gene encoding type I DNA topoisomerase, with amino-acid sequence MAKTLVIVESPAKAKTISKFLGRDYLVKSSMGHVRDLPKSQFGVDIEHGFEPYYITIRGKGEIVKELREAAQKTERVLLAPDPDREGEAIAWHLQHLLGLPDGRCRIEFNEITRQAVLEAIKNPRPIDMDRVAAQQARRVLDRLVGYKLSPLLWRKIKKGLSAGRVQSVAVRLIVDREREIANFKPEEYWTLTAWLKTGEEGTTFAAKLHKFQGETINVKNKEDMDEILAALAGVSFQVVEVKKRERRKNPPDPFTTSTLQQEAYRRLNFTTRRTMQVAQELYEGIDLGPDLGRVGLVTYIRTDSTRIAQVAQQEAREYLLKHFGPLYVPARVRRQGERKEHVQDAHEAIRPTSVWREPEAIKEALTRDQYRLYSLIWERFLASQMEAALLDTVIVDIAAGEYLFRASGSVIKFPGFLKVFKGEREQEDWEKEELLPEVSEGQILTLVSLEPKQHFTQPPPRYTEATLVKTMEELGIGRPSTYAPTIETILSRGYVVREQKHLVPTELGCIVVDLLKEYFPDIIDVEFTAHMEAKLDEVEAGKLSWRKVVEEFYIPFSKVLEQAEAKIGILKLPEEITEEKCEACGRNLVVRQGRYGKFLACPGFPECRFTKPLLTGIGVECPRCGQEIVERKSKRGRKFYTCKNYPECDYFSWDKPAQSFCPECGSRLVEKGGRRSLRLVCPSKDCGYQEEVRRQGEA
- the trmFO gene encoding FADH(2)-oxidizing methylenetetrahydrofolate--tRNA-(uracil(54)-C(5))-methyltransferase TrmFO, with amino-acid sequence MKEKLIVIGGGLAGSEAAWQAAQRGIKVELWEMRPYQTTPAHRTGYLAELVCSNSLRSNELENAAGLLKEEMRRAGSLLMEVAEKHRVPAGKALAVDRVAFSQEVTSRIEAHPFITLVRQEAKEIPSEGVVIIASGPLTSPALTEALRELTGEEYLYFYDAAAPIVTAESLDWSKLFRGSRYGKGEEDYLNCPLTEEEYYTFYQALVNAERHLPHPFEKEIYFEGCMPIEEMARRGPDTLRYGPMKPTGLVDPATGKQPFAVVQLRQDNREGTLYNLVGFQTSLKWGEQDRVFRLIPALRNAEFVRYGVMHRNTYINSPRLLLPTLQLKERPEIFLAGQITGVEGYIESAAMGLLAGLNAARLLKGLKPLVLPRETAHGALAHYITEAHPQNFQPMNINFGLLPPLERRVRSRRQRNLLLSQRSLSIWEQVLDEFSLN